One Glycine max cultivar Williams 82 chromosome 4, Glycine_max_v4.0, whole genome shotgun sequence DNA segment encodes these proteins:
- the LOC100815931 gene encoding glutamate synthase [NADH], amyloplastic isoform X1 has product MSCSLSFSRLSARSARTLPRENEKPRLNARCPVRVTKFLGTRLRSSGRSLRSERFHVWQSEGPGRTPKLRVAVRSALSAVPNKPLGLYDPAMDKDSCGVGFVAELSGESSRQTVTDALEMLVRMTHRGACGCEANTGDGAGIMVALPHQFYKEVVDFELPPPGKYAVGMLFLPTSNSRREESKNVFQKVAESLGHSVLGWRSVPTDNTGLGKSAVLTEPVIEQVFLTPSTQSKVDLERQMYILRKLSMVAISSALNLDNDGIIDFYICSLSSRTVVYKGQLTPAQLKDYYFADLGNERFTSYMALIHSRFSTNTFPSWDRAQPMRVLGHNGEINTLRGNVNWMKAREGLLKCKELGLSENELKKLLPIVDANSSDSGAFDGVLEFLIQSGKSLPEAVMLMIPEAWQNDNNMDPQRKAFYEYFSALMEPWDGPALIAFTDGHYLGATLDRNGLRPGRFYVTHSGRVVMASEVGVVDIPLEDVSQKGRLNPGMMLLVDFEKHIVVNDDALKEQYSLARPYGEWLKKQKLELKDIVDSVHESERVPPSITGVMPASGDDVDMENMGIHGLLAPLKAFGYTVESLEMLLLPMAKDGTEALGSMGNDTPLAIMSNREKLTFEYFKQMFAQVTNPPIDPIREKIVTSTECMVGPEGDLTEITEEQCHRLSLKGPLLSIEEMEAIKKMNYRGWRSKVIDITYSKGRGKKGLEEALDRICAEAHDAISDGYTTLVLSDRAFSRKRVAVSSLLAVGAVHQHLVKTLERTRVALVIESAEPREVHHFCTLVGFGADAICPYLAVEAIWRLQVDGKIPPKANGEFYSKDELVKKYFKASNYGMMKVLAKMGISTLASYKGAQIFEALGLSSEVIERCFAGTPSRVEGATFKMLARDALQLHGLAFPSRVFSPGSAEAKALPNPGDYHWRKGGEIHLNDPLAISKLQEAARTNSIDAYKQYSKLIHELNKACNLRGLLKFKEAAVKVPLDEVEPASEIVKRFCTGAMSYGSISLEAHTALATAMNKIGGKSNTGEGGEQPSRMEPLSDGSKNPKRSAIKQVASGRFGVTSYYLTNADELQIKMAQGAKPGEGGELPGHKVVGDIAVTRNSTPGVGLISPPPHHDIYSIEDLAQLIHDLKNANPAARVSVKLVSEAGVGVVASGVVKGHADHVLISGHDGGTGASRWTGIKNAGLPWELGLAETHQTLVANDLRGRTVLQTDGQIKTGRDVAIATLLGAEEFGFSTAPLITLGCIMMRKCHKNTCPVGIATQDPVLREKFAGEPEHVINFFFMIAEEMREIMSQLGFRTVNEMVGRSDMLEVDKEVIKSNEKLENIDLSLLLRPAAELRPEAAQYCVQKQDHGLDMALDNKLIGLSNAALVKGLPVYIESPIHNVNRAVGTMLSHEVTKKYHLNGLPTDTIHIRFNGSAGQSFGAFLCPGITLELEGDGNDYVGKGLSGGKIVVFPPKGSTFDPKQNIVIGNVALYGATSGEAYFNGMAAERFCVRNSGAKAVVEGVGDHGCEYMTGGIVVVLGNTGRNFAAGMSGGIAYVLDMDGKFLSRCNHELVDLDKVEEEEDITTLRMLIQQHQRHTNSVLAKEVLADFENLVPKFIKVFPKEYKRVLASIKSKEASKDAAESASKHGEEQDEIELVEKDAFEELKKLATASVNGKPIEAESFKRPSQVIDPVKHRGFVAYEREGVQYRDPNARINDWNEVMKETKPGPLLKTQSARCMDCGTPFCHQENSGCPLGNKIPEFNELVYQNRWREALERLLETNNFPEFTGRVCPAPCEGSCVLGIIENPVSIKSIECAIIDKAFEEGWMVPRPPARRTGKRVAVVGSGPSGLAAADQLNKMGHTVTVYERADRIGGLMMYGVPNMKADKVDIVQRRVNLMAEEGINFVVNANIGHDPLHSLDRLREENNAIVLAVGATKPRDLPVPGRELSGVHFAMEFLHANTKSLLDSNLQDGNFISAKGKKVVVIGGGDTGTDCIGTSIRHGCSSIVNLELLPQPPQTRAPGNPWPQWPRIYRVDYGHQEGAAKFGKDPRSYEVLTKRFVGDENGVVKGLEVIRVRWEKDETGRFQFKEIEGSEEIIEADLVLLAMGFLGPESTIAEKLGIERDNRSNFKAEYGRFSTSLKGVFAAGDCRRGQSLVVWAISEGRQAAAQVDSFLTNEDLEHNVAGSPDELIKKKQQPRDTVAVANKQ; this is encoded by the exons ATGTCGTGTTCTCTCTCGTTTTCAAGGCTTTCGGCTCGGTCAGCGAGAACTCTTCCGCGCGAAAACGAGAAGCCACGTCTCAACGCACGATGTCCCGTGAGAGTGACGAAGTTTCTGGGAACGCGGCTGCGTTCGAGTGGGAGGAGCCTCCGTTCGGAGAGATTTCACGTTTGGCAGTCGGAGGGTCCGGGTCGGACGCCGAAGCTCAGGGTCGCAGTTCGGTCGGCTCTTTCCGCCGTGCCGAACAAGCCGCTCGGGCTTTACGATCCGGCTATGGACAAGGACTCGTGCGGAGTGGGATTCGTGGCAGAACTGTCCGGCGAAAGTAGCCGCCAAACG GTGACCGATGCTTTGGagatgctggtgcgcatgacgCACAGAGGTGCTTGCGGGTGTGAAGCCAACACTGGAGATGGAGCAGGGATCATGGTCGCTCTACCTCACCAGTTTTACAAGgag GTTGTGGATTTTGAGCTTCCGCCACCAGGAAAATATGCAGTTGGCATGCTTTTCTTGCCTACATCCAATAGTCGCAGGGAAGAGAGCAAAAATGTATTTCAAAAG GTTGCCGAATCTCTGGGGCATTCTGTTCTTGGTTGGCGTTCTGTGCCCACAGATAACACAGGATTGGGCAAATCGGCCGTGCTAACTGAACCAGTGATTGAACAAGTGTTTCTTACTCCAAGTACTCAGTCAAAAGTTGATTTGGAAAGACAG ATGTATATATTAAGGAAGCTGTCCATGGTTGCTATATCATCTGCATTAAACCTCGATAATGATGGCATTATAGATTTCTATATCTGTTCGCTTTCATCAAG GACTGTTGTTTACAAAGGTCAGTTAACACCAGCTCAGTTGAAGGATTACTATTTTGCAGACCTTGGCAATGAAAGGTTTACGAGCTACATGGCCCTG ATACATTCACGATTTTCTACAAATACTTTTCCTAGTTGGGATCGTGCTCAACCTATGCGTGTATTGGGCCACAATGGAGAAATCAACACACTTAGAGGGAATGTAAACTG GATGAAGGCACGCGAGGGCCTACTGAAGTGCAAGGAGCTTGGTCTATCCGAGAATGAGTTAAAGAAGCTTTTGCCTATTGTGGATGCAAATTCATCTGATTCAG GAGCTTTTGATGGTGTGCTTGAGTTTTTGATTCAGTCTGGAAAAAGTCTCCCTGAAGCTGTTATGTTGATGATTCCTGAAGCATGGCAAAATGACAACAACATGGATCCTCAGCGTAAAGCATTTTATGAATACTTCTCAGCTCTCATGGAGCCATGGGATGGGCCAGCTCTTATAGCAT TTACTGATGGGCACTATCTTGGAGCAACCTTGGACAGGAATGGGCTGCGACCAGGCCGCTTTTATGTCACCCACAGTGGACGAGTTGTAATGGCGAGTGAAGTTGGGGTTGTAGACATTCCTCTTGAAGACGTGAGTCAGAAAGGAAGACTAAATCCTGGCATGATGCTTCTAGTGGATTTTGAGAAGCATATTGTTGTGAATGATGATGCCTTAAAGGAACAGTATTCATTGGCAAGGCCATATGGGGAATGGCTCAAAAAGCAGAAGTTAGAACTCAAAGACATAGTTGATTCTGTTCATGAATCTGAAAGAGTTCCTCCATCAATAACAGGAGTGATGCCA GCATCTGGTGATGATGTGGATATGGAAAATATGGGAATTCATGGTTTACTGGCTCCATTGAAAGCTTTTGG ATATACCGTCGAATCCTTGGAAATGTTGTTACTTCCCATGGCAAAAGATGGTACGGAAGCCCTTGGGTCAATGGGAAATGATACTCCATTAGCCATCATGTCTAATAGAGAAAAACTCACTTTTGAGTACTTTAAGCAAATGTTTGCCCAAGTGACAAACCCACCGATTGATCCTATTCGAGAGAAAATAGTCACGTCCACAGAATGTATGGTTGGTCCAGAAGGTGACTTAACAGAAATCACTGAGGAACAGTGCCACCGTCTTTCCCTAAAAGGTCCCCTTTTATCCATTGAGGAAATGGAagccattaaaaaaatgaattacagGGGATGGCGGAGCAAAGTTATAGATATAACATACTCAAAGGGCCGTGGTAAGAAAGGGTTGGAGGAAGCCTTGGACAGGATATGTGCAGAAGCACATGATGCAATTAGTGATGGCTACACTACCCTTGTGCTGTCTGATAGAG CTTTCTCAAGGAAACGTGTTGCTGTGAGCTCCCTGCTGGCTGTTGGTGCTGTCCATCAACATCTAGTGAAAACACTTGAGCGTACTAGAGTTGCCTTAGTAATAGAATCTGCCGAGCCACGTGAAGTGCACCATTTCTGCACACTTGTTGGCTTCGGTGCTGATGCTATATGTCCATATTTGGCTGTAGAGGCAATTTGGCGACTACAGGTTGATGGAAAGATCCCACCAAAAGCAAATGGTGAATTCTACTCAAAAGATGAGCTGGTTAAGAAGTACTTCAAAGCAAGCAACTATGGAATGATGAAGGTGCTTGCGAAGATGGGAATATCCACTTTGGCCTCTTACAAAGGTGCTCAGATTTTTGAAGCTCTGGGTCTTTCATCAGAAGTGATTGAAAGGTGCTTTGCTGGAACCCCAAGTCGAGTTGAGGGTGCAACATTTAAGATGCTTGCTCGTGATGCTCTTCAATTGCATGGATTAGCATTTCCTTCTCGGGTTTTCTCTCCTGGAAGTGCTGAAGCAAAGGCATTACCAAATCCTGGGGATTATCATTGGAGAAAAGGTGGGGAAATTCACTTGAATGATCCACTTGCAATATCAAAGCTTCAAGAGGCTGCCAGAACTAACAGCATAGATGCATATAAACAGTACTCTAAGCTCATTCACGAGTTAAATAAAGCTTGCAATTTGCGGGGACTTCTGAAATTTAAAGAGGCAGCTGTGAAAGTTCCCCTTGATGAAGTAGAACCTGCTAGTGAGATTGTTAAACGGTTTTGCACTGGTGCCATGAGTTATGGGTCTATATCATTGGAGGCACACACAGCATTGGCAACTGCTATGAATAAGATTGGAGGGAAATCGAACACAG GTGAGGGAGGTGAGCAGCCATCTCGTATGGAGCCTCTTTCTGATGGCTCAAAGAACCCGAAAAGGAGTGCTATTAAGCAGGTTGCTAGTGGGAGATTTGGAGTTACAAGTTACTATCTTACAAATGCTGATGAATTGCAGATAAAGATGGCCCAG GGAGCAAAACCTGGTGAGGGTGGCGAACTTCCCGGCCACAAGGTTGTAGGAGACATTGCTGTCACAAGGAATTCAACCCCTGGTGTAGGACTTATCAGCCCACCTCCTCATCATGATATTTACTCCATTGAAGATCTTGCCCAACTAATTCATGATCTAAAG AATGCCAACCCTGCTGCTCGAGTTAGTGTGAAGTTGGTATCTGAAGCTGGAGTTGGTGTAGTTGCCAGTGGAGTTGTTAAAGGCCATGCTGATCATGTCTTGATCTCTGGCCACGACGGAGGTACAGGGGCGTCCAGATGGACTGGCATAAAGAATGCTGGTCTCCCTTGGGAACTTGGCTTGGCTGAGACCCATCAAACTTTGGTTGCTAATGACCTCCGGGGTCGCACTGTTCtccaaactgatgggcaaattAAAACAGGAAGAGATGTGGCCATAGCCACTCTTCTTGGTGCCGAAGAGTTTGGTTTCAGTACAGCTCCACTCATTACTCTTGGTTGCATCATGATGCGCAAGTGTCACAAGAATACCTGCCCTGTTGGCATTGCTACCCAAGATCCAGTACTAAGAGAAAAGTTTGCTGGAGAACCTGAGCATgtcattaacttttttttcatgatagCAGAAGAAATGAGAGAAATTATGTCCCAGCTTGGGTTTCGTACTGTCAATGAGATGGTTGGCCGTTCAGATATGCTCGAAGTTGATAAGgaagtaattaaaagtaatgagAAACTAGAGAACATTGACCTCTCTTTATTGCTTAGACCTGCAGCTGAACTGCGACCAGAAGCTGCTCAATACTGTGTTCAAAAACAAGATCATGGTTTGGACATGGCATTGGATAATAAGCTTATAGGTCTGTCCAATGCTGCTTTGGTAAAGGGTCTCCCGGTATACATTGAAAGTCCAATCCATAATGTAAACCGTGCAGTGGGAACTATGCTAAGCCATGAGGTGACAAAAAAGTACCACTTAAATGGTCTTCCTACTGACACTATTCATATCAGATTTAATGGCAGTGCAGGCCAGAGCTTTGGCGCATTCCTTTGTCCTGGCATCACTTTGGAACTTGAAGGTGATGGCAATGACTATGTTGGTAAAGGACTGTCAGGTGGAAAGATTGTAGTATTTCCTCCAAAGGGGAGTACCTTTGACCCTAAGCAGAATATTGTAATTGGTAATGTGGCTCTATATGGGGCCACATCTGGTGAGGCATATTTCAATGGGATGGCAGCTGAAAGGTTTTGTGTGCGTAATTCTGGAGCCAAGGCAGTAGTGGAAGGTGTTGGCGATCATGGATGTGAGTACATGACTGGTGGGATAGTAGTTGTGCTTGGAAACACAGGCAGAAATTTTGCTGCAGGTATGAGTGGTGGGATTGCTTACGTTCTTGATATGGATGGCAAATTCCTATCTCGGTGCAACCATGAGCTTGTAGATCTGGATAAggttgaagaggaagaggataTTACTACTCTTAGAATGTTGATACAACAACATCAGCGCCACACAAATAGTGTGCTTGCCAAAGAAGTGCTCGCTGACTTTGAGAATCTTGTTCCAAAATTTATCAAGGTGTTCCCCAAGGAGTATAAACGAGTTTTGGCAAGTATTAAATCGAAGGAAGCTTCCAAAGATGCAGCGGAGTCTGCTTCTAAACATGGAGAGGAGCAAGATGAAATTGAATTGGTGGAGAAAGATGCTTTTGAAGAGCTTAAGAAACTGGCTACTGCATCGGTGAATGGGAAGCCTATTGAG GCTGAATCATTCAAGAGGCCTAGTCAAGTCATTGATCCTGTTAAACACAGAGGTTTTGTTGCTTATGAGCGGGAAGGTGTTCAGTACAGGGATCCCAATGCTCGAATAAATGACTGGAATGAAGTGATGAAGGAAACAAAGCCTGGTCCACTTTTGAAAACCCAATCAGCCCGTTGCATGGACTGTGGTACTCCTTTCTGTCATCAG GAAAACTCTGGGTGCCCTCTTGGAAATAAAATACCAGAATTTAATGAGTTAGTATACCAAAATAGGTGGCGTGAAGCATTAGAGAGGCTTCTTGAGACAAATAACTTCCCAGAGTTTACTGGTAGGGTATGCCCAGCACCTTGTGAAGGTTCTTGTGTCCTTGGTATTATTGAGAATCCAGTATCTATTAAAAGCATAGAATGTGCTATCATAGACAAAGCTTTTGAGGAGGGGTGGATGGTGCCACGACCTCCAGCTAGGAGAACTGG GAAAAGAGTGGCCGTTGTTGGAAGTGGACCGTCTGGCCTGGCAGCTGCTGACCAACTGAATAAAATGGGCCATACAGTAACTGTGTATGAAAGAGCTGATAGGATTGGAGGGCTTATGATGTATGGTGTTCCCAACATGAAAGCTGACAAAGTGGATATAGTTCAACGGCGGGTCAACCTTATGGCAGAGGAGGGAATTAACTTTGTGGTGAATGCTAATATCGGGCATGATCCTTTACATTCTCTCGATAGGCTTCGGGAGGAAAATAATGCTATTGTCTTGGCTGTAGGAGCCACAAAACCAAG GGATCTCCCAGTACCTGGGCGGGAGCTGTCAGGAGTTCATTTTGCTATGGAGTTTCTTCATGCAAACACTAAAAGCTTGCTTGATAGCAATCTCCAGGATGGTAACTTCATTTCTGCTAAGGGAAAGAAAGTTGTGGTTATTGGTGGGGGTGACACGGGCACAGATTGCATAGGGACATCCATTCGGCATGGGTGTAGTAGCATTGTAAATCTGGAACTTCTCCCTCAGCCACCACAAACTAGGGCCCCAGGCAACCCTTGGCCACAG TGGCCTCGCATATACCGAGTAGATTATGGGCACCAAGAAGGTGCGGCGAAATTTGGGAAAGATCCAAGATCTTATGAGGTATTGACTAAGCGGTTTGTGGGAGATGAAAATGGAGTTGTGAAGGGACTTGAAGTAATACGTGTTCGCTGGGAGAAGGATGAAACTGGGAGGTTTCAATTTAAGGAAATTGAGGGCTCCGAGGAGATTATTGAGGCTGACCTAGTTTTACTGGCCATGGGATTCCTTGGCCCTGAGTCT ACAATTGCAGAGAAGTTGGGTATAGAGCGAGACAATAGGTCAAACTTCAAGGCAGAGTATGGTCGCTTCTCAACCAGTCTTAAAGGGGTGTTTGCAGCTGGAGATTGTCGACGTGGTCAGTCCTTGGTGGTATGGGCAATTTCAGAGGGACGACAAGCTGCAGCACAAGTTGACAGTTTCCTCACAAATGAAGATTTAGAGCACAATGTTGCCGGGAGTCCAGACGAACTTATCAAGAAGAAGCAGCAACCAAGGGACACTGTGGCAGTGGCAAACAAACAGTGA